A genome region from Streptomyces sp. NBC_01296 includes the following:
- a CDS encoding ATP-binding protein: MDALKISRSVRRADLKAVGEVRRALRELMRHRCPADTAEVAELLITELVTNALVHTDQGAEVSARIAADRLRVEVRDYASRRPRPYVPTADDGTHGRGLVLVQALADAWGVDAPVQAGGKVVWFELDGTLGMYDGA, from the coding sequence GTGGACGCGCTGAAGATCAGCCGGAGCGTACGGCGGGCGGATCTCAAGGCCGTGGGCGAGGTGCGCCGGGCGTTACGGGAGTTGATGCGCCATCGGTGCCCGGCCGACACCGCGGAGGTGGCGGAGCTGCTGATCACCGAGCTCGTCACCAATGCCCTCGTCCACACCGACCAGGGCGCGGAGGTGTCCGCGCGGATCGCCGCGGACCGGCTGAGGGTGGAGGTCAGGGACTACGCCTCGCGCCGGCCCCGGCCGTACGTACCGACCGCCGACGACGGTACGCACGGCCGGGGGCTGGTGCTGGTGCAGGCCCTCGCCGACGCCTGGGGCGTGGACGCGCCGGTGCAGGCCGGCGGCAAGGTGGTGTGGTTCGAGCTGGACGGCACGCTCGGGATGTACGACGGGGCGTAG
- a CDS encoding protein phosphatase 2C domain-containing protein: MGYLGDRAPTYAPEPGALPLADPGVLDALVPDTVLEGARHGTYTLRATSVRGDSARFRGEARRDFLLTARFGTGDDALVLVALAGGDRAAPGAAEAAVELCRWMASAVGRSRERLADDIRAGRRDALRSGLQRLTDRGYGRLRAHAAELGLPEDAYTAGLRVLLLPIDPECKTRVCFGAGAGGLFRLRAGAWEDLEPEPKPEPEPESTETGGDGFRFRAAVARPGDTLLLCSGGLADPMREEGLLSAELAARWADPEPPGLAAFLADTQLRLKGYADDRTAAAVWEA; the protein is encoded by the coding sequence GTGGGGTATTTGGGGGACCGGGCGCCCACCTACGCCCCCGAGCCCGGGGCCCTGCCCCTCGCCGATCCGGGGGTGCTCGACGCGCTTGTGCCCGACACCGTCCTCGAGGGGGCCCGGCACGGGACGTACACCCTGCGCGCCACCTCCGTGCGCGGGGACTCCGCCCGGTTCCGCGGCGAGGCCCGCCGGGACTTCCTGCTGACCGCCCGCTTCGGCACCGGCGACGACGCCCTCGTCCTCGTGGCCCTCGCCGGCGGTGACCGGGCCGCCCCCGGCGCCGCCGAGGCCGCCGTCGAGCTGTGCCGCTGGATGGCATCGGCCGTCGGCCGGAGCCGGGAGCGGCTCGCCGACGACATCCGCGCCGGCCGGCGCGACGCCCTGCGCTCGGGGCTCCAGCGCCTCACCGACCGCGGCTACGGCCGCCTGCGGGCGCACGCCGCCGAGCTGGGGCTCCCGGAGGACGCGTACACCGCGGGCCTGCGCGTGCTGCTGCTCCCCATCGACCCCGAGTGCAAGACCCGGGTCTGCTTCGGCGCGGGCGCCGGCGGCCTGTTCCGGCTCCGGGCCGGGGCATGGGAGGACCTGGAGCCGGAACCGAAGCCGGAGCCAGAGCCCGAGTCGACCGAGACCGGCGGGGACGGGTTCCGGTTCAGGGCCGCCGTGGCCCGGCCCGGCGACACCCTGCTGCTCTGCTCCGGCGGGCTCGCGGACCCCATGCGCGAGGAGGGCCTCCTCTCGGCCGAACTCGCGGCCCGCTGGGCCGACCCGGAGCCCCCCGGCCTCGCCGCCTTCCTCGCGGACACCCAGCTCCGCCTCAAGGGCTACGCCGACGACCGGACGGCCGCCGCGGTCTGGGAGGCGTAA
- a CDS encoding S8 family peptidase translates to MHPISRTALGAAGAAVLAVTAVGPSAAQPIDGAPGGAGKRPIAGSEAAGKQATAPVTVTLVTGDRILVSTDPAGRTAATAMPREDGSQPLVQTRQSGKDLYVYPESAVKALAAGTVDQELFNVTGLIRQGYDDAHAGKLPLIAVYDGSVNPARSAPPTPRGAERSLVLGSIGAVALAADKQRAASFWTDVTDTRSRAAGGLKKLWLDGKVRANLERSTKQVNATAAWAAGYDGKGTKVAVLDTGTDLEHPDLKGRVAASKNFTDSDTDADRQGHGTHTISTVGGSGAESGGAKKGVAPGTGLLSGKVLNDAGYGLDSWIIAGMEWAVESKADVVSMSLGDPSRTTCDDPMSAAAERLAQSSGTLFVIAAGNSGPGNNTVSSPGCAPSVLTVGAVDRDDTTASFSSRGPAGLQHTLKPEIAAPGVGISAAAMGGRGVYAYQSMSGTSMATPHVAGAAAIVKQRHPDWTAQQVKAALVGSANSGVPGDVRQTGGGRLDVKAAVDTTVTSAPAVQGGTYDWPQDRSDRTTVEIPYTNGAARPVTLNLAVEKVTGNDGSAVRSRIAGLDRRTVTVPAGATVKVPLALDPAARLERSQYGDVTGRVVATADGVHVSTPFSLYVEPETVTLRVKLIDRAGKPAAGPSSLDVIGTDDARGERRFNDGAVDQVYRVRPGSYFLSSFIGTLDAGDGATLYDSLTYLSRPQAEVKKDTVIVLDARKAARLSIATDRPTEARSTTLAFSRYWDESWLHAGTAMGGRTIRGYYASVEGRAHEGEFEFGSYWRAAAPLLSELKAAGGPALHPITASTGSDNLDGTGSAPLVDAGSGTPQELAAAGAGGAIVLVKAEDGALYEVANNAKAAGAKAVLAHRDAPGRWVGFTGYAGGSLPALTIEQPEAKALLAKLAAGKVTLNWKGSAKSPYVYNLAQIENGPVQGERTYRVHDRDLGSAESTYHSMGVAADFVDLTGAYRPLGNAVYFGGLDTVAVPGKRTEFYSAGDTAWDHMVSSSFPWGEFMTDQQRTYAKGGKRSESWYDGVVGPVAGRDLAGRPQLAAERQGNLIGFASAMWGDTGHFAQPGSFGDVGGLVLKRNGEQIGDSGYPSGVFEVPAEETTYELTQQIEKFGQPARTWQRSQAVATTWTFVSKQDPTRYSQSIPILFPSIAIPADGMKTLPAADGQTIGLGVTGHAGYVPGALKSVKLSYSYDAEHWTQAAVAERDGRWSAVVDHAGAGAGRQVTLKVELTDANGAAVTQTVARAYDIR, encoded by the coding sequence ATGCATCCGATATCGCGCACGGCACTGGGAGCGGCCGGCGCGGCCGTCCTGGCCGTCACCGCCGTCGGCCCGTCGGCGGCGCAGCCGATCGACGGAGCGCCCGGAGGAGCCGGGAAGAGACCGATCGCGGGGAGCGAGGCGGCCGGAAAGCAGGCCACGGCCCCCGTCACCGTGACGCTGGTCACCGGCGACCGGATCCTGGTGTCCACCGACCCGGCGGGCCGGACCGCCGCCACCGCGATGCCGCGCGAGGACGGCTCGCAGCCGCTCGTGCAGACCCGCCAGAGCGGCAAGGACCTGTACGTCTATCCCGAGAGCGCGGTCAAGGCCCTCGCCGCCGGCACGGTCGACCAGGAGCTGTTCAACGTCACCGGCCTGATCCGGCAGGGCTACGACGACGCACACGCCGGGAAGCTCCCGCTCATCGCGGTCTACGACGGCTCCGTCAACCCGGCGCGCAGCGCACCGCCCACCCCGCGCGGCGCCGAACGCTCCCTCGTCCTCGGCTCCATCGGCGCCGTCGCCCTCGCCGCCGACAAGCAGCGGGCCGCCTCCTTCTGGACGGACGTCACCGACACCCGCTCCCGCGCCGCCGGCGGGCTGAAGAAGCTGTGGCTCGACGGCAAAGTCCGGGCGAACCTGGAGCGTTCCACGAAGCAGGTGAACGCGACCGCCGCCTGGGCGGCCGGGTACGACGGCAAGGGCACCAAGGTCGCCGTCCTCGACACCGGCACCGATCTGGAGCACCCCGACCTCAAGGGCCGTGTCGCGGCGTCGAAGAACTTCACCGACTCCGACACCGACGCCGACCGCCAGGGCCACGGCACCCACACCATCTCCACCGTCGGCGGCTCCGGAGCCGAGAGCGGCGGCGCCAAGAAGGGCGTCGCGCCGGGCACCGGACTGCTCAGCGGCAAGGTCCTCAACGACGCGGGCTACGGCCTCGATTCGTGGATCATCGCCGGTATGGAATGGGCCGTCGAGAGCAAGGCCGACGTGGTCTCCATGAGCCTCGGCGACCCCTCTCGGACGACCTGTGACGATCCCATGTCGGCGGCCGCCGAGCGGCTCGCGCAGAGCAGCGGCACCCTCTTCGTGATCGCCGCCGGCAACTCCGGCCCGGGCAACAACACGGTCTCCTCGCCCGGTTGCGCGCCCAGCGTGCTCACCGTCGGCGCCGTCGACCGCGACGACACCACCGCCTCCTTCTCCAGCCGCGGCCCCGCCGGACTCCAGCACACCCTCAAGCCCGAGATCGCCGCGCCGGGCGTCGGGATCTCCGCCGCGGCCATGGGCGGGCGCGGGGTGTACGCGTACCAGTCCATGTCCGGCACCTCGATGGCCACCCCGCACGTCGCGGGCGCCGCGGCCATCGTCAAGCAGCGCCACCCCGACTGGACGGCCCAGCAGGTCAAGGCCGCCCTCGTCGGCTCCGCGAACTCCGGCGTCCCCGGGGACGTACGCCAGACCGGCGGCGGCCGCCTCGACGTCAAGGCCGCCGTCGACACCACCGTGACGAGCGCCCCCGCCGTGCAGGGCGGCACGTACGACTGGCCGCAGGACCGCAGCGACCGGACGACCGTCGAGATCCCCTACACCAACGGCGCCGCCCGGCCCGTCACCCTGAACCTCGCCGTCGAGAAGGTCACCGGCAACGACGGCTCGGCCGTCCGCAGCCGGATCGCAGGCCTGGACCGGCGTACGGTGACCGTGCCGGCCGGCGCCACCGTCAAGGTGCCGCTCGCCCTCGACCCCGCGGCCCGGCTGGAGCGCTCCCAGTACGGGGACGTCACCGGCCGCGTCGTCGCCACCGCGGACGGCGTGCACGTCTCCACCCCCTTCTCGCTGTACGTGGAGCCGGAGACCGTCACCCTGCGCGTCAAGCTGATCGACCGCGCGGGCAAGCCGGCCGCCGGACCGTCCTCCCTGGACGTCATCGGCACCGACGACGCCAGGGGGGAGCGCCGTTTCAACGACGGCGCCGTGGACCAGGTCTACCGGGTGCGCCCGGGCTCGTACTTCCTCTCCAGCTTCATCGGCACCCTCGACGCCGGTGACGGAGCCACGCTGTACGACTCGCTCACCTACCTGAGCCGTCCCCAGGCGGAGGTCAAGAAGGACACCGTGATCGTGCTGGACGCCCGCAAGGCGGCCCGGCTCTCGATCGCCACCGACCGGCCGACCGAGGCCCGCAGCACCACCCTCGCCTTCTCCCGGTACTGGGACGAGTCCTGGCTGCACGCCGGCACGGCGATGGGCGGGCGGACGATCCGCGGCTACTACGCCTCGGTCGAAGGCCGGGCGCACGAGGGCGAGTTCGAGTTCGGCAGCTACTGGCGCGCGGCAGCCCCGCTGCTCTCCGAGCTGAAGGCCGCGGGCGGCCCTGCGCTGCACCCGATCACCGCCTCCACCGGCAGCGACAACCTCGACGGAACCGGCAGTGCGCCGCTCGTCGACGCGGGCTCCGGCACCCCGCAGGAGCTCGCCGCGGCCGGCGCCGGGGGCGCGATCGTGCTGGTCAAGGCCGAGGACGGCGCGCTGTACGAGGTCGCGAACAACGCGAAGGCGGCCGGGGCCAAGGCCGTCCTCGCCCACCGCGACGCCCCCGGCCGCTGGGTCGGCTTCACCGGCTACGCGGGCGGCTCCCTGCCGGCGCTGACCATCGAACAGCCGGAGGCGAAGGCGCTGCTCGCGAAGCTCGCGGCCGGCAAGGTCACGCTGAACTGGAAGGGCAGCGCGAAGAGCCCGTACGTCTACAACCTGGCCCAGATCGAGAACGGCCCGGTACAGGGCGAGCGCACCTACCGGGTGCACGACCGCGACCTCGGCTCCGCCGAGTCGACGTACCACTCGATGGGCGTCGCCGCCGACTTCGTCGATCTGACCGGCGCCTACCGGCCGCTCGGCAACGCCGTGTACTTCGGCGGGCTGGACACCGTGGCCGTCCCGGGCAAGCGCACCGAGTTCTACTCCGCCGGGGACACCGCCTGGGACCACATGGTCTCCAGCAGCTTCCCGTGGGGCGAGTTCATGACCGACCAGCAGCGCACGTACGCCAAGGGCGGCAAGCGCAGCGAGAGCTGGTACGACGGGGTCGTCGGCCCGGTCGCCGGCCGCGACCTCGCGGGCCGGCCGCAGCTCGCCGCCGAACGGCAGGGCAACCTGATCGGCTTCGCCTCCGCAATGTGGGGGGACACGGGGCACTTCGCGCAGCCGGGCTCCTTCGGGGACGTCGGCGGGCTCGTCCTCAAGCGGAACGGCGAGCAGATCGGCGACAGCGGGTACCCGTCGGGGGTCTTCGAGGTCCCGGCCGAGGAGACGACGTACGAACTGACCCAGCAGATCGAGAAGTTCGGCCAGCCGGCGCGCACCTGGCAGCGCTCGCAGGCGGTGGCGACGACATGGACCTTCGTCTCGAAGCAGGACCCGACCCGGTACTCGCAGTCCATCCCGATCCTGTTCCCGTCGATCGCGATCCCGGCGGACGGCATGAAGACGCTGCCGGCGGCGGACGGCCAGACGATCGGCCTGGGGGTCACGGGCCATGCGGGGTACGTGCCGGGGGCGCTGAAATCGGTGAAGCTGTCGTACTCGTACGACGCTGAGCACTGGACACAGGCGGCTGTCGCCGAGCGGGACGGGCGCTGGTCCGCGGTCGTGGACCACGCCGGGGCCGGGGCCGGCCGGCAGGTGACGCTGAAGGTGGAGCTCACCGACGCGAACGGCGCTGCCGTCACCCAGACGGTCGCGCGGGCGTACGACATCCGGTAG